The following proteins are encoded in a genomic region of Leptospira fainei serovar Hurstbridge str. BUT 6:
- a CDS encoding NAD(P) transhydrogenase subunit alpha, whose protein sequence is MEQFVGYLTIFLLAVFVGFEVITRIPPLLHTPLMSGSNAISGITIIGAILTLHSVNSPLVKILGFIAIVGATINVVGGFVVTHRMLGMFKKKD, encoded by the coding sequence ATGGAACAATTCGTAGGCTACCTGACGATTTTCCTCCTCGCAGTGTTCGTAGGATTCGAAGTCATCACCCGTATTCCTCCCCTTTTGCACACTCCCTTAATGTCCGGTTCCAACGCGATTTCGGGAATCACGATTATTGGAGCGATTTTAACTCTTCACTCCGTTAATAGTCCTTTGGTTAAGATTCTCGGGTTTATTGCCATCGTCGGAGCTACCATCAACGTAGTCGGCGGTTTCGTCGTAACTCACCGAATGCTCGGAATGTTCAAGAAAAAGGACTAA
- the queC gene encoding 7-cyano-7-deazaguanine synthase QueC — protein MAGKKESNTVRRNFSSEKPKAVVLFSGGLDSTTCLYQAIEDGYAPIALSFDYDQRHKVELKSAKKIANRLGIPHLIQKLQPKFFLGSSLTEKKIKVPKNSLGKSGIPNTYVPGRNILFLSFGVSLAEGTHADRLYIGVNALDYSGYPDCRPEFLKAYSEAIRIGTKAGSEGHPLEISAPLQYLGKKEIVLLGAKLGVPFSMTHSCYDPIDGKPCGKCDSCLLRKKGFQEAGIPEK, from the coding sequence ATGGCCGGTAAAAAAGAATCAAACACCGTTCGGAGAAATTTTTCCTCCGAAAAGCCCAAAGCCGTCGTGCTGTTTTCAGGAGGATTAGATTCTACCACTTGCCTTTATCAAGCAATTGAAGATGGCTACGCGCCGATTGCCCTTTCTTTTGATTACGATCAACGCCATAAAGTGGAACTGAAATCCGCTAAAAAAATCGCGAATCGATTGGGAATCCCCCATTTAATCCAAAAGCTTCAACCGAAGTTTTTTTTAGGTTCATCTCTCACCGAAAAGAAAATAAAAGTCCCGAAGAATTCCTTGGGAAAATCGGGAATTCCAAATACGTATGTACCCGGTCGGAATATTCTTTTTTTATCCTTTGGAGTTTCCCTAGCGGAAGGAACTCATGCAGACCGACTTTACATCGGCGTCAACGCTCTCGACTATTCCGGCTATCCGGATTGTCGTCCCGAATTCTTAAAGGCCTATTCCGAAGCGATTCGGATCGGCACAAAGGCAGGTTCTGAAGGACATCCGCTGGAAATCTCCGCTCCCCTTCAATACTTGGGAAAAAAAGAAATCGTACTGTTGGGAGCCAAGCTAGGAGTTCCTTTTTCAATGACTCATTCTTGTTACGACCCTATCGACGGAAAGCCTTGCGGAAAGTGCGACTCCTGCTTGCTTCGAAAAAAGGGTTTTCAGGAAGCAGGCATCCCGGAAAAGTGA
- the queD gene encoding 6-carboxytetrahydropterin synthase QueD has protein sequence MEEIELTKEFRFDAAHFLPNVPQGHKCRRMHGHSFRFKLHLKGTIDPVTGWLMDFADISKFVKPLLDNYLDHYLLNEIEGLQNPTSENICVWLWDKLRPQLPLLRKITLHETCTSACIYEGPRQLSPK, from the coding sequence ATGGAAGAAATTGAATTAACTAAAGAATTTCGCTTTGATGCGGCACATTTTCTGCCGAACGTCCCGCAAGGTCATAAGTGTAGGAGAATGCACGGCCATAGCTTCCGCTTTAAACTGCATTTGAAAGGAACCATCGACCCTGTTACCGGATGGTTAATGGATTTCGCTGATATTAGCAAGTTTGTGAAACCTCTGTTGGACAATTATTTAGACCACTATTTATTGAATGAAATAGAAGGCTTACAAAATCCTACTAGCGAAAATATCTGCGTTTGGCTTTGGGATAAATTAAGGCCTCAGCTACCGTTACTGCGTAAAATTACCCTCCATGAAACGTGTACAAGCGCGTGCATCTATGAAGGACCAAGACAATTGTCGCCTAAATAA
- a CDS encoding cation diffusion facilitator family transporter: protein MHGHHQHENHEHDHHDGHIGHSHGVVPDGSKAFFYAFILNFGFAIIELVGGYASNSLAILSDALHDLGDSGFLALAWIFQKIAARPRTQTFTFGYKRLGLSAALVNSIVLLGGSIAILAFAFSRLQNPTNPNGWGMLGLSFLGIAVNGAALLKMKTVDGINSKTVVLHLLEDVLGWIAVLIGSITLLLFGWSWVDPLLSILISLWVGVQSFRNLRKILLLHLQSTPDGIDTKELEKRILSLKGVESVHDLHLWSMDGDYHVLTLHVGVTGTSISHAQKLKEKIRKITKEFRIPHATVEVEPVGTDCPYEEC from the coding sequence ATGCACGGCCATCATCAGCACGAAAACCACGAACATGATCATCACGATGGACATATCGGGCATTCTCATGGAGTCGTGCCGGACGGTTCCAAAGCTTTTTTTTACGCTTTCATCTTAAACTTCGGCTTTGCGATCATCGAATTAGTCGGAGGTTATGCGTCGAACAGCTTAGCGATTCTGTCCGACGCTTTGCATGACTTAGGAGACAGCGGTTTTTTGGCGCTAGCCTGGATCTTTCAAAAAATTGCGGCAAGGCCGAGAACTCAAACATTTACGTTCGGATATAAGCGGTTAGGTCTCTCTGCGGCCCTGGTAAACTCGATCGTGCTCTTAGGCGGATCCATCGCAATCTTAGCGTTCGCATTTTCCAGACTGCAAAATCCTACCAATCCTAACGGTTGGGGAATGCTAGGTCTGTCCTTCTTAGGAATCGCCGTTAATGGAGCCGCATTGCTGAAGATGAAAACAGTAGACGGAATAAACAGCAAGACGGTCGTCCTACATTTGCTCGAGGACGTTTTAGGCTGGATCGCCGTCTTGATAGGAAGCATTACACTTTTATTATTTGGATGGAGCTGGGTCGATCCTCTCCTATCTATCTTAATTTCGTTGTGGGTGGGAGTACAATCCTTCCGTAATTTAAGAAAGATTTTACTTTTGCATCTCCAGTCGACACCGGACGGCATCGATACTAAGGAACTAGAAAAACGTATTCTGAGTTTGAAAGGCGTTGAATCCGTTCATGATCTGCATCTTTGGTCTATGGACGGCGATTATCACGTGTTAACGCTGCACGTGGGAGTTACCGGGACCTCCATTTCGCACGCCCAAAAGCTGAAGGAGAAAATTCGAAAGATTACGAAAGAATTTCGAATTCCGCATGCAACCGTCGAAGTCGAGCCGGTTGGAACCGATTGTCCCTACGAAGAATGTTAA
- a CDS encoding uracil-DNA glycosylase: MNTVEKAEQLKLIAEEVSRCTKCKLHSTRTQTVFGEGNPAAEIMFIGEGPGKQEDLTGRPFVGKAGELLTRIIEKGIGVPRESVFIANITKCRPTVDLRFEKDRPPDEEETIACSPYLLRQIMIIQPKVIITLGNPSTRFILRTQEGITKLRGKWGDFHGIPVMPTYHPSYVIRNGGENSPLKRDVWEDIKAVLEKLGWKR, translated from the coding sequence ATGAATACAGTAGAGAAAGCCGAACAACTTAAATTGATCGCCGAAGAAGTTTCTAGATGTACGAAATGCAAATTGCATAGCACTCGAACCCAAACCGTATTCGGGGAAGGGAACCCCGCAGCGGAAATCATGTTTATCGGAGAAGGCCCGGGTAAGCAGGAGGATTTGACCGGCCGCCCATTTGTGGGCAAGGCCGGAGAACTATTAACTAGAATCATCGAAAAAGGGATAGGGGTTCCGAGAGAAAGCGTTTTTATAGCCAACATCACCAAATGCCGTCCCACTGTTGATTTACGGTTTGAAAAGGATCGCCCCCCGGACGAAGAAGAAACGATCGCTTGTTCGCCATACTTGTTGCGGCAGATTATGATAATCCAGCCTAAAGTAATCATTACGTTAGGAAATCCTTCCACTCGATTCATTCTTAGAACTCAAGAGGGAATTACTAAACTCAGAGGGAAATGGGGAGATTTTCATGGGATACCTGTGATGCCAACGTATCACCCCAGTTATGTAATCAGAAACGGCGGAGAAAATAGTCCTTTAAAACGAGACGTCTGGGAGGATATTAAGGCGGTTTTGGAAAAATTAGGTTGGAAACGATAG
- a CDS encoding YjgN family protein, producing the protein MENERNTQLKFDGKGGDLLGIYLFNALATIATLGIYYFWATVRARKYLNRHLVFMDQRFDFHATGKEKFIGFLKAALLFAIAAVVYYAWKTILGLFIPAEWAFVFSIIPIYLVILILLPFVIVGSFRFFLSRTSYNNIRFHFSGHPIELVKIFVPGVIFSVLSFGFYIPWFLIRLRAFYTDNSYYGSAGFKFNGKGSELFWIYFKGILLFLPTFGLYYSWLKANVQNYYWNHTTFNGIKVDSNLKGEDILIYIILSYFLIIVTLGIAFPWVSVIWIKLYMEAISLEVEPDLSAIRPEFDSGASPVADGMESIASMADSISGFLG; encoded by the coding sequence TTGGAAAATGAAAGAAATACTCAACTCAAATTTGACGGTAAAGGAGGAGATCTTCTCGGTATTTATCTTTTCAACGCACTCGCAACGATTGCAACATTAGGTATTTATTATTTTTGGGCAACGGTTCGCGCTAGAAAATACCTGAACCGACATCTCGTTTTTATGGATCAACGGTTTGATTTTCATGCGACAGGTAAGGAGAAATTTATCGGGTTCTTAAAAGCCGCATTATTATTTGCGATAGCGGCGGTCGTCTATTACGCTTGGAAGACGATACTCGGGCTTTTTATTCCGGCCGAATGGGCATTTGTCTTTTCTATCATACCGATTTATTTAGTGATTTTGATTCTTCTGCCGTTCGTGATAGTCGGGAGCTTTCGATTCTTTTTAAGTAGAACCTCCTATAATAATATACGATTCCATTTTTCCGGCCATCCGATCGAGTTAGTTAAGATATTCGTTCCGGGCGTGATTTTTTCCGTATTAAGTTTCGGGTTTTATATTCCTTGGTTTTTAATTAGACTGCGGGCCTTTTATACGGATAATTCATATTATGGAAGCGCCGGATTTAAGTTTAACGGTAAAGGTTCAGAATTATTTTGGATTTATTTTAAAGGAATTCTGCTGTTCCTGCCTACTTTTGGTTTATATTATTCTTGGCTGAAGGCCAATGTACAGAATTATTACTGGAATCATACGACATTTAACGGCATTAAGGTAGACTCGAATCTGAAAGGAGAAGATATATTAATCTATATCATTCTATCCTATTTTCTAATAATCGTAACGTTAGGAATAGCTTTTCCTTGGGTATCTGTAATCTGGATAAAGCTTTATATGGAAGCGATTTCATTGGAAGTGGAACCTGATTTAAGCGCTATTCGCCCTGAATTTGATTCGGGAGCCTCTCCCGTTGCCGACGGAATGGAAAGCATCGCTAGTATGGCCGATTCTATTTCCGGTTTTCTAGGATAA
- a CDS encoding M48 family metallopeptidase, with amino-acid sequence MQDLYYDGKTPLPEKGILKVEKDGLCFAADQKEYVFSIRDILSVEKFSSEYRLEIGNLSSSNSTVIIVFYSENTYANLIAIVKQGKVGAISGIWMSAGIWQKIGVLAILAFIVIFGYNSALSYLYHFVPLSYDKTRSALLSPKIREFLYVCSAPEINRVVDSIGKRLKDPTDPFTYDIVVVQDNIANAFALPGGNIIIFTALLSTMESPEELAGVIAHEMAHVRRRHGTRNEIRYLGNFLFLSLTIGSGFEGVEFIENMDTFYELTSAALFSQKFSREFEMEADREALENLKRSNITAEGLQHWFERLKVTLAKKEKEENTINIPDFLSSHPPTDERINVIQRTIAEGDYSNGKLGISRSKWPRIRNQCGQRETALKK; translated from the coding sequence ATGCAAGATCTATATTACGACGGAAAAACGCCGCTTCCTGAAAAAGGAATTCTCAAAGTTGAAAAGGATGGCCTTTGCTTTGCAGCCGACCAGAAAGAATACGTATTTTCCATCCGAGACATACTCAGCGTCGAAAAATTCTCTTCGGAATATAGATTAGAAATAGGAAATTTATCTTCTTCTAATTCTACGGTGATTATCGTTTTTTATTCCGAAAATACTTACGCTAACTTGATTGCGATTGTCAAACAAGGCAAGGTCGGCGCTATTTCCGGAATATGGATGAGTGCGGGGATATGGCAGAAAATCGGAGTGCTTGCGATTTTAGCTTTTATCGTTATATTCGGATACAATTCAGCTCTTTCCTACTTGTATCATTTTGTTCCGTTGAGTTACGATAAGACGCGATCGGCTTTGTTATCGCCTAAAATTCGGGAATTTTTGTACGTTTGTTCCGCTCCGGAGATAAATCGTGTAGTCGATAGTATCGGAAAAAGATTAAAGGATCCGACGGATCCTTTTACCTATGATATTGTCGTCGTTCAGGACAATATCGCTAATGCGTTTGCACTGCCCGGCGGAAATATTATTATTTTTACGGCTTTACTTTCCACGATGGAAAGCCCTGAGGAATTAGCGGGCGTGATTGCTCACGAAATGGCTCATGTGCGTAGACGACATGGGACAAGAAATGAAATTCGTTATCTGGGTAATTTTTTATTTTTATCGTTGACGATCGGATCCGGTTTCGAAGGTGTCGAGTTCATCGAAAATATGGATACGTTCTATGAACTAACGAGTGCGGCCTTATTCAGTCAAAAATTTTCCCGAGAATTCGAGATGGAGGCGGATCGAGAAGCTCTCGAAAATCTTAAGAGATCGAATATTACCGCGGAAGGATTGCAGCATTGGTTCGAAAGACTCAAAGTTACGCTTGCAAAGAAAGAAAAGGAAGAGAATACGATAAATATTCCGGATTTTTTAAGTTCTCATCCTCCAACGGACGAGCGAATTAATGTGATTCAACGTACGATTGCTGAGGGGGATTATTCGAACGGAAAACTCGGTATATCTCGGTCGAAGTGGCCTAGAATTCGAAATCAATGCGGCCAAAGAGAGACCGCATTGAAGAAGTAG
- a CDS encoding alpha/beta fold hydrolase: MKIKNIFISILPLVLFGLLVSCTRYVRITEEKFTRQTANIAPNVYLTTFSQVDSEYPPILILDPILVNKKALYIGDYSGLIGVLNGNGFSVWLLHFDTYAGIDLKEIGEKTLPQAISQIQKVTNRKDYILGGVSLGGQTILHYLHGKKDLDIYKSFFLGTGMDYKFNDSFLEDMKKEKRFGTDLTDSCKNKDSFCSRFISYDEDDPSTLFMYGNLWNHLPPLEENPKNWSEFESLDFPTLFVAGKIDSVSPAESIHPVYRRKKGFSQFFEIGRDNRGSIDYDHLSLFAHEDAPSEIYQRIADWLKKKKGE; encoded by the coding sequence ATGAAAATAAAAAATATCTTTATCTCCATTCTACCTTTGGTCCTGTTCGGACTTCTCGTTTCGTGCACTCGATACGTTCGAATTACCGAAGAAAAATTCACGAGGCAGACGGCTAACATTGCTCCGAATGTCTATCTTACGACATTTTCACAAGTCGATTCCGAATATCCGCCTATCTTAATTTTAGATCCGATTTTAGTGAACAAGAAAGCGCTGTATATCGGAGATTATTCCGGGCTCATCGGAGTCTTAAATGGAAACGGCTTCTCGGTTTGGCTTTTACATTTCGACACGTACGCCGGAATCGATTTGAAAGAAATCGGAGAGAAAACTCTTCCTCAAGCTATATCACAAATTCAGAAAGTTACAAATCGAAAAGATTACATTCTGGGTGGAGTTTCTCTCGGCGGTCAAACGATCCTGCATTATCTTCACGGAAAAAAAGATCTCGATATCTATAAAAGCTTCTTTCTAGGAACCGGAATGGATTACAAATTCAATGACAGCTTCCTGGAGGATATGAAAAAGGAAAAACGATTCGGAACGGATTTGACGGATTCCTGCAAAAATAAGGACTCCTTCTGTTCTAGATTCATTTCATACGATGAAGACGACCCATCGACTCTTTTCATGTATGGAAATCTTTGGAATCACCTTCCTCCGTTAGAGGAAAATCCTAAGAACTGGTCGGAATTTGAATCGTTAGATTTTCCGACACTTTTTGTCGCAGGAAAGATCGATAGCGTCTCGCCCGCGGAGTCCATTCACCCGGTCTATCGGAGAAAAAAAGGATTCAGTCAGTTTTTCGAAATCGGTAGGGATAATCGCGGAAGTATCGATTACGATCATTTATCCCTATTTGCGCATGAGGATGCGCCCTCGGAAATATACCAACGGATTGCGGATTGGCTAAAGAAAAAGAAAGGAGAATGA
- a CDS encoding alpha/beta hydrolase — translation MGMIRNALVSIVFLSLFASCSANIALNGEISHPKTPDNWNLSIEHFPPTAGTALKKFPVIICHGFIANRKYFKINEKSSLVASLQKEGYDVWLLDLRGRQDAGSPSLFFGEKTFDYSIDDYIKQDVDAAIRHVLGATGKEKINWIGHSMGGMLLYARLGSLGENRVANLVTIGSPIIMDPPSRALQLWTDFTWGLYLWPVVPTETWSGIRGGTGIPFLPKKNFEELFWHADNIDPKIVKGVMTTAIASVTKREARQMEKVIETGSFRAEDGKQNYADGIPNIKIPTLIIGGRRDKLGFTYSLRYVYDNIGTTDKTLFIASKGKGHSDDYGHTDLLIGKKADEEVFPVLLRWLNKRN, via the coding sequence ATGGGTATGATTCGTAACGCACTCGTAAGCATCGTCTTCCTCTCGCTATTTGCGTCCTGTTCGGCAAATATCGCATTAAATGGGGAAATTTCTCATCCAAAAACCCCAGATAATTGGAATCTTTCAATCGAGCACTTTCCGCCGACAGCAGGAACGGCGCTTAAAAAATTCCCGGTCATTATTTGCCATGGCTTCATCGCAAATCGGAAGTATTTTAAGATTAACGAAAAATCCTCCTTAGTGGCAAGTCTGCAAAAGGAAGGTTATGACGTATGGTTGCTTGATTTACGAGGAAGACAAGATGCAGGATCTCCATCCCTATTCTTTGGGGAAAAAACGTTCGACTATTCGATCGACGATTATATCAAACAGGACGTTGATGCTGCGATTAGACATGTACTCGGTGCGACGGGTAAGGAAAAAATCAATTGGATCGGGCATAGTATGGGCGGTATGTTATTATACGCTCGCTTGGGCAGTTTGGGAGAAAACAGGGTCGCTAATCTAGTTACTATCGGTTCGCCCATAATCATGGATCCGCCTTCTAGAGCTTTGCAGCTATGGACCGATTTTACTTGGGGACTTTATCTATGGCCGGTGGTTCCGACGGAAACTTGGTCCGGAATTCGCGGGGGAACAGGCATCCCATTTTTACCCAAAAAGAATTTTGAAGAACTCTTCTGGCATGCGGATAATATAGATCCGAAGATTGTAAAAGGAGTAATGACGACGGCGATCGCTTCTGTCACCAAAAGAGAAGCGCGACAAATGGAAAAAGTCATAGAAACGGGTTCCTTTCGAGCCGAGGACGGAAAGCAAAATTACGCGGACGGCATTCCCAATATCAAAATTCCGACACTGATCATAGGTGGACGACGAGATAAACTAGGGTTTACATACTCTTTGCGCTACGTTTATGATAATATCGGCACGACAGATAAAACGCTATTCATCGCCTCCAAAGGCAAAGGCCATTCGGACGATTACGGGCATACGGATTTATTGATCGGCAAAAAAGCCGACGAAGAAGTGTTCCCTGTCCTATTGCGCTGGCTGAATAAAAGAAACTAA
- a CDS encoding fatty acid desaturase CarF family protein: MSLFKTIFPSPFRIHRLLEMLSVVTFLFFGAASIWKFSSSSIGEFLESSIQTSIFFLLLLLSSYLTADFISGFVHFLGDSFGNERTPYIGQAFIFPFRDHHVDPKGITRHDFVETNGNNCLVSLPILLYDYYLPMDFVGVPWGRFFWLFVLIGIFFTNQIHKWAHLDEPGPLISYFQRKGWILSPEHHRIHHALPYDTYFCITTGWWNPLLHKIGFYRNVKKSLEYLFLKPKE, translated from the coding sequence ATGAGCCTATTCAAAACGATATTTCCTTCCCCCTTTCGAATTCACCGCTTATTAGAAATGTTAAGCGTAGTTACGTTCCTGTTTTTTGGAGCCGCTTCAATCTGGAAATTCTCTTCCTCGTCAATCGGAGAATTCCTAGAATCGTCTATTCAAACTTCGATTTTCTTTCTATTACTCCTTCTCTCATCCTACCTAACGGCGGATTTCATTTCAGGGTTTGTGCATTTTTTAGGAGACAGTTTCGGAAACGAACGAACCCCCTATATCGGACAGGCTTTCATTTTTCCGTTTCGGGATCACCATGTGGACCCAAAAGGAATTACTCGACATGATTTCGTCGAAACTAACGGAAATAACTGTCTAGTATCGCTCCCGATATTATTATACGACTATTATCTTCCTATGGATTTTGTGGGAGTTCCATGGGGACGTTTTTTCTGGCTCTTCGTTTTAATTGGAATTTTTTTCACGAATCAAATCCATAAATGGGCCCACCTGGATGAGCCGGGGCCGTTGATTTCCTACTTTCAAAGAAAAGGATGGATTCTTTCACCGGAACATCATCGTATACATCACGCTCTTCCGTACGATACGTATTTTTGCATTACTACCGGTTGGTGGAATCCCCTTCTCCATAAAATCGGATTCTATCGTAACGTAAAAAAATCGTTAGAATATTTGTTCTTAAAGCCGAAAGAATAA
- a CDS encoding sensor histidine kinase yields MKRRILEFLRPPVFSDAQKESSVRLLYGLMYVCLGVMVVFRIFHPLLSERPKPTYLSVYLIPLAVLVSHILAKKGKLKAAAHFLVGLHWLLLFFIILREGGVQSIAFSFCMVLIVFSALVLGNIAAMTYTVLSIVAGSLSIYLGQYNIIHPVFRATSDTAILLGVSIGFFMVAVLMRFALIGFRKMREELSEVQLYAKVGGWTFNTETLELTLTKEYLILLGKEDANEAKTLAFDSFLESHVAEEDHNKLRDILKESLANKNDPTFSVDFVYQAIRFDGSRRFIQVRGKFRDSIVGFGTGQDITEKYLSQEKLRTSQELFAKIFQLSPYAISISRFADGRYFDINEGFTRLFGFTREEVLGKTAFDIRLWVNPDDRIGFAETIKRDGILLNAETLFRAKDGRIIHSVFSTRLVIIDGEQSMINVVQDTSERKEAEDLRVLNREISEQNQLIEEQKRELEVTLQNLKRTQNQLVLSEKMAALGQLVAGIAHEINNPIGVISASNETIRSHFSRSMQRMEEAFVILQGLQEKARDDLYSLLRKGHYNQELLSPKEARERTKVLESNLKELGIEGARSLAEELVEAGLENALSDFPRLFTGKHSRELLMYALDEIQAARSCRLIEMSVDRTSKIVYALKNFSHFRSGGIKTAVHLYESLDTVLTIYHNQLKTGVEIKKDYSGIPPIQAYPDDLLHVWTNLIYNAAQAMNFKGVLKLEIHRIGDYEAEVRISDTGPGIADSIADRIFEPFFTTKSQGEGSGLGLDIVRRIIENHDGSIRFESSSEGTTFFVRLPISPSNEFV; encoded by the coding sequence ATGAAACGAAGAATACTTGAATTTTTAAGACCACCGGTTTTTTCCGACGCTCAGAAAGAGTCATCCGTTAGGCTTCTATACGGTTTAATGTATGTATGCTTGGGCGTAATGGTTGTCTTTCGGATTTTTCATCCTTTATTATCCGAAAGACCGAAGCCCACCTATCTTTCCGTATATTTAATTCCCTTGGCAGTCTTGGTAAGCCATATTTTGGCAAAAAAAGGAAAACTAAAGGCGGCGGCCCATTTTTTGGTCGGTCTTCATTGGTTACTTTTGTTTTTCATAATACTTCGAGAAGGTGGAGTTCAATCGATAGCGTTTTCTTTTTGCATGGTCTTGATCGTCTTCTCGGCTTTAGTTCTTGGGAATATTGCCGCAATGACATATACGGTATTGTCTATTGTAGCGGGCTCATTGAGCATCTATCTGGGTCAATACAATATCATACATCCGGTCTTTCGAGCTACTTCCGATACAGCGATACTTCTCGGAGTATCGATCGGTTTTTTCATGGTGGCCGTGCTTATGCGATTTGCCCTTATCGGATTCCGTAAGATGAGAGAGGAACTGTCGGAAGTTCAGCTTTATGCTAAAGTCGGCGGCTGGACGTTTAATACCGAAACGTTAGAGTTAACTTTGACTAAAGAGTATTTAATTCTTCTTGGAAAGGAAGACGCTAACGAGGCGAAGACGTTAGCTTTCGATTCGTTTTTGGAATCGCACGTCGCCGAAGAAGACCATAATAAGCTACGCGACATCTTGAAGGAAAGTTTAGCTAATAAGAACGATCCGACGTTCTCCGTTGATTTCGTTTATCAAGCTATTCGCTTTGACGGTAGCCGAAGGTTCATTCAGGTAAGGGGAAAATTTAGGGATTCGATTGTCGGTTTCGGTACTGGGCAGGACATTACGGAGAAATACCTTTCCCAAGAAAAGTTAAGGACGAGCCAGGAACTTTTTGCGAAAATATTTCAATTAAGCCCGTATGCAATTTCGATTTCTCGATTTGCCGACGGGAGATATTTCGACATTAACGAAGGATTTACTCGTCTGTTCGGTTTTACTAGAGAGGAAGTGCTGGGAAAAACGGCCTTCGATATTCGACTCTGGGTTAATCCTGACGATAGGATCGGGTTTGCGGAAACGATAAAAAGGGATGGAATTCTTTTAAATGCGGAGACGTTGTTTCGAGCTAAGGACGGGCGAATCATACATTCCGTATTCTCAACGAGATTAGTGATCATTGACGGAGAGCAAAGCATGATCAACGTCGTTCAGGATACGTCGGAAAGGAAGGAAGCGGAAGACCTTAGAGTTTTAAACCGAGAGATTTCGGAACAAAATCAGCTCATAGAAGAGCAGAAAAGAGAACTAGAAGTAACGCTGCAAAATTTAAAAAGAACGCAAAATCAGTTGGTCTTATCCGAAAAAATGGCCGCCTTAGGCCAATTGGTTGCCGGGATTGCGCATGAAATTAATAATCCGATCGGCGTGATCAGCGCTTCTAACGAAACGATCAGAAGCCACTTTTCTCGATCGATGCAGCGTATGGAAGAAGCATTTGTGATTTTGCAAGGCTTACAGGAAAAGGCTAGAGATGATTTATATTCTCTTCTCCGTAAAGGTCATTATAATCAGGAATTATTATCTCCGAAGGAAGCTCGCGAAAGAACGAAGGTTTTAGAAAGCAATTTAAAGGAATTAGGGATAGAAGGAGCTAGGTCTCTCGCCGAAGAATTGGTGGAAGCCGGGTTAGAAAACGCGCTATCGGATTTTCCTCGTTTGTTTACCGGAAAACATTCCAGGGAATTGTTGATGTACGCGTTGGACGAAATTCAAGCCGCTAGAAGTTGTCGCTTAATCGAAATGTCGGTCGATCGAACCTCAAAGATCGTATATGCGCTTAAAAATTTTTCGCATTTCCGATCGGGAGGAATTAAGACGGCAGTGCATCTTTACGAGAGTTTGGATACGGTTTTAACGATTTATCACAACCAACTTAAGACAGGCGTCGAAATCAAAAAAGATTATAGTGGTATCCCGCCTATCCAAGCTTATCCGGATGATCTACTTCATGTTTGGACAAATTTAATTTATAACGCGGCTCAGGCTATGAACTTTAAAGGCGTTTTAAAACTTGAAATTCATAGGATTGGCGACTACGAAGCTGAAGTAAGAATTTCCGATACAGGTCCCGGGATTGCGGATTCTATCGCGGATCGCATTTTTGAACCTTTCTTTACTACGAAATCTCAGGGTGAAGGGTCCGGTTTAGGATTGGATATCGTTCGGCGTATTATCGAGAATCATGACGGCTCAATTCGCTTCGAATCCTCTTCGGAGGGAACGACTTTCTTTGTTCGCTTACCTATAAGTCCGTCCAACGAATTCGTATAA